From a region of the Williamsia phyllosphaerae genome:
- a CDS encoding TrmH family RNA methyltransferase, with translation MPPSPIETGDLAVDVIDITDRDDPRVDDFRDLNSVDRRPDLPVLPGGRPGKGLVIAEGVLVVARMIASRFSPHAFLGVDKRLTELRADLSDPSVAGLPFYRASAEVMADIVGFHLNRGVLGVARRPETLAAADLATTASTIAVLEGVNDHENIGSVFRNAAGLGVDAVLFGAGCADPLYRRCVRVSMGHALLVPFASAANWPHDLTMLRDNGFEIVSLTPDESAVPLSQAVTGAKVAFMVGAEGPGLTETAMRAGDIRARIPMARGTDSLNVATAAAIAFYERASRAER, from the coding sequence GTGCCACCTTCCCCCATCGAGACGGGCGACCTCGCCGTCGACGTCATCGACATCACCGACCGCGACGACCCGCGCGTCGACGACTTCCGCGACCTGAACTCCGTGGACCGACGCCCCGACCTGCCCGTCCTGCCCGGTGGGCGCCCAGGTAAGGGCCTGGTCATCGCGGAGGGCGTGCTGGTGGTGGCCCGCATGATCGCCTCCCGGTTCTCCCCGCACGCGTTCCTCGGCGTCGACAAACGTCTCACCGAGTTACGGGCGGATCTGTCCGATCCATCGGTGGCGGGCCTGCCGTTCTACCGCGCGTCGGCGGAGGTGATGGCCGACATCGTCGGGTTCCACCTCAACCGCGGCGTGCTCGGTGTCGCCCGACGTCCGGAGACCCTGGCCGCGGCCGACCTGGCGACGACCGCCTCGACGATCGCGGTACTGGAGGGCGTCAACGACCACGAGAACATCGGCAGTGTGTTCCGCAACGCCGCCGGCCTGGGCGTCGACGCCGTGCTCTTCGGCGCGGGCTGCGCCGACCCGCTCTACCGCCGCTGCGTGCGCGTCTCGATGGGGCACGCGCTGCTGGTCCCGTTCGCGTCCGCAGCGAACTGGCCGCACGACCTGACGATGCTGCGCGACAACGGGTTCGAGATCGTCTCGCTCACGCCGGACGAATCAGCGGTGCCGCTGTCGCAGGCGGTCACCGGCGCGAAGGTCGCGTTCATGGTCGGGGCGGAGGGGCCCGGTCTGACCGAGACGGCGATGCGGGCCGGCGACATCCGCGCGCGCATCCCGATGGCGCGTGGCACCGACTCGCTCAACGTGGCCACGGCCGCCGCGATCGCGTTCTACGAGCGCGCCTCTCGCGCCGAACGCTGA
- a CDS encoding GNAT family N-acetyltransferase, which yields MRYENVKIVTDSDLTMRRATDEDWPAIIAADARAFAFIHPLDDEAQADIRSKLRDSDVVVVYDESGSAGPVLAGVAMFYRMTLTLPGGVRTELPGLSWVSVAATHRRRGILRLMITELFEQWEREQSVFSILTASEATIYERFGYGPACFEEQVKIDLAKAELREPTPAYSPVHFADEQQVRDMVPDLHDRWASMSPGAIVRSRVWWNMIFADREMLREGRSALHYLVHPDGYASYRIHRDNGSAVAEVSEFIAVTDQAHTDLWRVLLGLDLIPRITASMPVDDPLPMKLTNLRAPTVTAISDSMWLRILDVPKALEARTYSEDVDAVLEITDTFRDSGGRFAFTVRDGAATVSETEEPATVRMDISVLGSIYLGGYRATEFAAADRLWSADHTTLCELDQAFLTDRKPFSGTFF from the coding sequence ATGCGATATGAAAACGTAAAGATCGTGACCGATTCCGATCTGACCATGCGCCGCGCGACCGACGAGGACTGGCCCGCCATCATCGCCGCAGATGCGCGCGCTTTCGCGTTCATCCATCCGCTCGACGACGAGGCCCAGGCCGACATCCGCAGCAAGCTGCGTGACTCCGACGTGGTGGTGGTCTACGACGAGTCCGGATCGGCCGGTCCGGTGCTGGCGGGCGTGGCGATGTTCTATCGGATGACGCTCACCCTGCCCGGCGGCGTGCGCACCGAGCTCCCGGGTCTGTCCTGGGTGTCGGTGGCGGCCACCCACCGGCGGCGCGGAATCCTGCGCCTGATGATCACCGAACTGTTCGAGCAGTGGGAACGCGAGCAGAGCGTGTTCTCGATCCTCACCGCGAGCGAGGCGACCATCTACGAGCGCTTCGGCTACGGTCCCGCCTGCTTCGAGGAGCAGGTGAAGATCGACCTCGCCAAGGCCGAACTGCGCGAGCCCACACCCGCCTACTCCCCGGTCCACTTCGCCGACGAGCAGCAGGTCCGTGACATGGTTCCGGACCTGCACGACCGGTGGGCATCGATGAGCCCCGGCGCGATCGTGCGCTCCCGGGTGTGGTGGAACATGATCTTCGCCGACCGGGAGATGCTGCGTGAGGGCCGCAGTGCGCTGCACTATCTGGTCCATCCCGACGGCTACGCCAGCTACCGCATCCACCGCGACAACGGATCCGCCGTGGCCGAGGTCTCGGAGTTCATCGCCGTCACCGACCAGGCGCACACCGACCTCTGGCGGGTCCTGCTCGGGCTCGACCTCATCCCCCGGATCACCGCATCGATGCCCGTCGACGATCCGCTGCCGATGAAGCTGACGAACCTGCGCGCGCCGACGGTGACCGCCATCTCGGACTCGATGTGGCTGCGCATCCTCGACGTGCCGAAGGCGCTCGAGGCCCGTACCTACTCCGAGGACGTCGACGCGGTTCTCGAGATCACCGACACGTTCCGCGACAGCGGTGGCCGCTTCGCGTTCACCGTGCGCGACGGCGCGGCGACGGTGTCGGAGACCGAGGAGCCGGCGACGGTCCGGATGGACATCTCGGTTCTCGGGAGCATCTACCTCGGCGGGTACCGCGCCACCGAGTTCGCCGCGGCCGACCGGCTGTGGTCTGCCGACCACACCACCCTGTGCGAGCTCGACCAGGCGTTCCTCACCGACCGGAAGCCGTTCTCCGGCACGTTCTTCTAG
- a CDS encoding MFS transporter: MFSSLGVRNYRLWAGGQVVSLVGTWMQRIAQDWLVLHLSGGNGLAVGIVMALQFGPTAVLSMPAGALADRYDKRKILLGTQVGMAVCALVLGVSDTLGMATLGQVYVLSFALGAISAIDAPVRQSFAIEMVGPEHLPNAVALNSMTFNLARIIGPAIAGVLINLIGTGPVFLVNVVSFVAVIIGLLMMRPGDLIRSDKPAGRGSVRSGIAYVRGHPHLVVVLSTVFVVATFGMNFPLSLALMTRNTFAGSAGGYGLLSTMLAVGTLAGATLAARRRSPARLRHFLAAATVFGVLEVVVGLMPTFWLVAIMLIPAGAAVITFSTTAMNIVQLSVDSSMRGRVMGIYMLCFLGGTPVGSPLLGWLAGVYGPRSSLLIGGVVSAVAGIVCVALLMRAHHLRPTIDHGRIGLHKVGV, from the coding sequence ATGTTCTCCTCGCTCGGGGTGCGCAACTATCGACTCTGGGCCGGTGGCCAGGTCGTCTCACTCGTCGGTACGTGGATGCAGCGCATCGCCCAGGATTGGTTGGTGCTGCACCTCTCCGGCGGCAACGGCCTCGCCGTCGGCATCGTCATGGCGCTGCAGTTCGGTCCCACCGCGGTGCTGTCGATGCCGGCGGGCGCACTGGCCGACCGCTACGACAAACGCAAAATCCTCCTCGGCACCCAGGTGGGCATGGCGGTGTGCGCGCTCGTCCTGGGGGTGTCGGACACCCTCGGCATGGCCACCCTGGGACAGGTCTACGTCCTGTCGTTCGCGCTCGGGGCCATCTCGGCGATCGACGCACCGGTGCGGCAGTCCTTCGCCATCGAGATGGTCGGTCCCGAACATCTGCCCAACGCCGTTGCCCTGAACTCGATGACGTTCAACCTCGCACGCATCATCGGCCCCGCGATCGCGGGCGTGCTGATCAACCTGATCGGCACCGGACCGGTCTTCCTGGTCAACGTCGTCAGTTTCGTCGCGGTGATCATCGGTCTGCTGATGATGCGACCCGGGGACCTGATCCGTTCGGACAAACCCGCGGGCCGGGGGTCGGTGCGGAGCGGGATCGCCTATGTCCGTGGACATCCGCACCTGGTGGTGGTGCTGTCCACGGTGTTCGTGGTCGCGACGTTCGGGATGAACTTCCCGCTGTCGCTCGCACTGATGACCCGCAACACCTTCGCGGGATCGGCGGGCGGGTACGGCCTGCTCTCGACGATGCTGGCCGTGGGCACCCTCGCCGGTGCGACGCTCGCCGCGCGACGCCGATCCCCCGCCCGGCTACGCCACTTCCTCGCGGCGGCAACCGTGTTCGGTGTCCTCGAGGTGGTCGTGGGACTGATGCCGACCTTCTGGTTGGTCGCGATCATGCTCATCCCGGCCGGCGCGGCGGTGATCACGTTCAGCACCACCGCGATGAACATCGTGCAGCTGTCGGTGGACTCGTCGATGCGCGGCCGGGTCATGGGCATCTACATGCTCTGTTTCCTGGGCGGCACCCCAGTGGGGAGCCCCCTTCTCGGCTGGCTCGCCGGCGTCTACGGACCCCGCTCGTCGCTGTTGATCGGCGGGGTGGTGTCCGCCGTCGCCGGGATCGTCTGCGTCGCGCTGCTGATGCGTGCCCACCACCTGCGCCCGACGATCGACCACGGCCGGATCGGGCTGCACAAGGTGGGCGTCTAG
- a CDS encoding DUF2537 domain-containing protein: MAYDAEDLPDPDEPTPWTLGVLLASLSAVFTTCVSIGVYDVVAQTHILLGVAAVLVVCGGVAPTAWIWRRRSVLRWPSWGAIIGLAVGVPVTVFLAAAGIG; this comes from the coding sequence GTGGCCTACGATGCCGAGGATCTCCCCGATCCCGATGAACCCACACCCTGGACGCTGGGTGTGCTCCTGGCGTCGCTGAGCGCCGTGTTCACGACCTGCGTGTCGATCGGGGTCTACGACGTGGTCGCGCAGACCCACATCCTGCTGGGGGTGGCCGCGGTCCTGGTGGTGTGCGGCGGGGTGGCCCCGACGGCCTGGATCTGGCGGCGCAGATCGGTTCTGCGCTGGCCGAGTTGGGGCGCGATCATCGGGTTGGCCGTGGGGGTGCCGGTGACGGTCTTCCTGGCCGCAGCCGGGATCGGCTGA
- a CDS encoding phytoene desaturase family protein produces MTTAVVVGAGPNGLAAAVRLATQGVEVTVIEAADTIGGGTRSGELTLPGLIHDHCSGFHPMGAGSPYLQTLDLERYGLHWEWADIDCAHPIDGGDAGLMYRSLDATADGLGIDGARWKAVFGSAAKHFDYLANDLMRPVANIPRHPLALASFGPRALSPATLTSRVFRTPRAQALFTGLAAHLYARLDRPFAGAVALLLTAAGHNYGWPVARGGSASITDALAAMLTAHGGTIVTGTPIRTAADIPAADVVLLDVSPAVALDIYGDAIPRHISRSFRRFRRAPGAYKVDFAVESGVPWADPDSGRAGTVHVGGSAAEVADAERQVFGGSMPERPFVLVGQQYVADPSRSRGDVHPLYAYAHVPNGYTGDATEAVTAQIERFAPGFRDRILATTVTTPAQLESSNANYGGGDIVGGSNSGLQVLFRPRVGIDPYSMGIPGTYLCSASTPPGAGAHGMCGYNAAESALKYLRTR; encoded by the coding sequence ATGACAACAGCGGTGGTCGTCGGCGCGGGACCCAACGGCCTCGCCGCGGCGGTACGTCTGGCCACACAGGGTGTCGAGGTGACGGTCATCGAGGCCGCGGACACCATCGGCGGTGGCACGCGATCGGGCGAACTGACTCTGCCCGGCCTCATCCACGACCACTGCTCGGGCTTTCACCCGATGGGGGCGGGGTCGCCGTATCTGCAGACCCTCGACCTCGAGCGGTACGGACTGCACTGGGAGTGGGCCGACATCGACTGCGCCCACCCGATCGACGGCGGCGATGCCGGACTGATGTACCGATCGCTGGACGCGACCGCCGACGGACTGGGTATCGACGGCGCCCGGTGGAAGGCGGTGTTCGGTTCGGCGGCGAAGCATTTCGACTATCTCGCGAACGATCTGATGCGGCCCGTCGCGAACATCCCACGCCATCCGCTGGCCCTGGCGTCGTTCGGTCCGCGGGCGTTGTCCCCGGCGACACTGACCTCACGGGTGTTCCGGACGCCTCGCGCGCAGGCCCTGTTCACCGGACTGGCGGCGCACCTCTACGCCCGTCTGGACCGTCCGTTCGCGGGTGCGGTCGCGCTGCTGCTGACCGCCGCGGGCCACAACTACGGGTGGCCGGTCGCCCGTGGCGGCTCCGCGTCCATCACCGATGCCCTCGCCGCGATGCTCACCGCGCACGGCGGGACCATCGTCACCGGTACCCCGATCCGCACGGCGGCCGACATCCCCGCGGCCGATGTCGTCCTGCTCGACGTGTCCCCCGCAGTCGCCCTCGACATCTACGGCGACGCGATCCCGAGGCACATCTCGAGGTCCTTCCGACGGTTCCGGCGGGCGCCGGGCGCCTACAAGGTCGACTTCGCCGTCGAATCCGGTGTGCCGTGGGCGGACCCGGACAGCGGCCGGGCCGGGACGGTCCACGTCGGGGGCAGTGCGGCGGAAGTCGCCGACGCCGAACGTCAGGTTTTCGGCGGCTCCATGCCCGAGCGCCCGTTCGTCCTGGTCGGTCAGCAGTACGTCGCCGATCCGAGTCGGTCCCGCGGCGACGTGCATCCGCTGTACGCGTACGCGCACGTGCCGAACGGCTACACGGGGGATGCGACGGAGGCGGTCACCGCCCAGATCGAGCGGTTCGCCCCGGGCTTCCGGGATCGGATCCTCGCGACGACGGTGACCACACCGGCGCAGCTGGAGAGTTCCAACGCCAACTACGGCGGCGGCGACATCGTCGGCGGGTCCAATTCCGGTCTGCAGGTGTTGTTCCGGCCCCGCGTCGGCATCGACCCGTACAGCATGGGCATCCCGGGCACCTACCTGTGTTCGGCGTCGACCCCGCCGGGCGCGGGTGCGCACGGGATGTGCGGGTACAACGCGGCCGAGTCCGCCCTGAAGTACCTGCGCACGCGCTGA
- a CDS encoding DUF2530 domain-containing protein has translation MPLWLIATIVVGVTGIGSTTTLISCLIGLGVGLFGTTIFLVQRRASRRGDRSAQQGLG, from the coding sequence ATGCCGCTCTGGCTCATCGCCACGATCGTCGTCGGGGTCACCGGCATCGGCAGCACCACGACGCTCATCAGCTGCCTGATCGGGCTCGGCGTCGGGTTGTTCGGTACGACGATCTTCCTCGTCCAGAGGCGCGCCAGCCGACGCGGCGACCGTTCGGCGCAGCAGGGTCTGGGCTAG
- a CDS encoding MFS transporter, producing the protein MTDATSTRSDTTRAPQTAGLMLVLALVMVGTTMPTSIYATYERELHFSLLTVTVIYATYAVGVLATLLAFGKWSDALGRRPLLFAGIGFAALSDVVFLLADNTALLLVGRLISGMSAGIFVGTASVAIIEMARGRLSARAPLFASMANIGGLGLGPILAAVVVTVAPAPTRTSYWVHLGLMVVAVLIVVVVPETRSRHRDEPLRPMPLSVPADIRTYFIRASLLGFAGFAVLGLFTAVAPTIATQIAGVESLIGTAFLVATTFGGSIIGQIAARRLTSRVADPLSIALFVLGMVLLIVTLIVGQWPLLAVAGVVGGLGQGIAFSKGLAGVSAAAPADDKAGITSAYFVIAYIGISVPVVAEGLLSRAVGVETAGIVFASVIIVLALAAGALTAIEQRRSSGVESDPEPAAH; encoded by the coding sequence ATGACCGACGCGACATCGACCCGATCCGACACGACGCGGGCTCCGCAGACCGCCGGGCTGATGCTCGTGTTGGCCCTGGTGATGGTCGGCACCACGATGCCCACCTCGATCTACGCCACCTACGAGCGTGAGCTGCACTTCTCCCTGCTGACCGTCACCGTCATCTACGCGACGTACGCGGTCGGCGTCCTCGCGACGCTGCTGGCCTTCGGCAAGTGGTCCGATGCGCTGGGTCGGCGACCTCTGCTTTTCGCCGGTATCGGGTTCGCGGCGCTCAGCGATGTGGTGTTCCTGCTGGCCGACAACACCGCTCTGCTGCTGGTGGGGCGTCTGATCTCCGGGATGTCGGCGGGCATCTTCGTCGGGACGGCGTCGGTGGCCATCATCGAGATGGCGCGCGGTCGGTTGTCCGCCCGGGCCCCGCTGTTCGCATCGATGGCCAACATCGGCGGGCTCGGTCTGGGGCCAATCCTCGCGGCCGTCGTGGTCACCGTGGCCCCCGCGCCCACCCGCACGAGCTACTGGGTCCACCTGGGCCTGATGGTGGTGGCGGTCCTCATCGTCGTGGTGGTGCCCGAGACACGGTCACGGCACCGCGACGAGCCGCTGCGCCCGATGCCGTTGTCGGTGCCCGCCGACATCCGCACCTACTTCATCCGCGCGTCGCTGCTCGGCTTCGCCGGGTTCGCGGTGCTCGGTCTGTTCACCGCCGTCGCCCCGACCATCGCCACCCAGATCGCCGGGGTCGAGTCGTTGATCGGGACCGCGTTCCTCGTGGCCACCACCTTCGGCGGCTCCATCATCGGACAGATCGCGGCCCGCAGACTGACCTCCCGGGTGGCCGACCCGCTGTCGATCGCGCTGTTCGTGCTCGGCATGGTCCTGCTGATCGTGACCCTGATCGTGGGGCAGTGGCCGCTGCTCGCCGTCGCCGGCGTCGTCGGTGGTCTGGGCCAGGGCATCGCCTTCTCCAAGGGGCTGGCCGGGGTGAGCGCGGCCGCCCCCGCCGACGACAAGGCCGGCATCACCTCCGCGTACTTCGTCATCGCCTACATCGGCATCAGCGTCCCGGTGGTCGCCGAGGGGCTGCTGTCGCGGGCGGTGGGGGTCGAGACCGCCGGGATCGTCTTCGCGAGCGTCATCATCGTGCTCGCGTTGGCCGCGGGTGCGCTCACCGCGATCGAACAACGCCGTTCGAGTGGCGTCGAGTCCGATCCGGAGCCTGCGGCACACTGA
- a CDS encoding MarR family winged helix-turn-helix transcriptional regulator, producing MNAKDDKLASDLALAVVRLARHLRGRRASSTVSLTQLSALSTLQREGPMTPGAMAAQERVQPPSMTRVIASLADLGMVKRDPHPTDGRQVIVTLSDLGNEVITDEANAREEWLRGELGKLDGDDLTTLRKAVEIMSTLVSSSD from the coding sequence GTGAACGCCAAAGACGACAAACTGGCCAGTGACCTGGCTCTGGCCGTGGTACGGCTGGCCCGGCACCTTCGTGGCCGACGGGCATCGTCGACGGTGTCGCTGACGCAGCTGTCCGCACTGTCGACGCTGCAGCGAGAAGGGCCGATGACGCCGGGCGCCATGGCCGCTCAGGAGCGTGTCCAGCCGCCGTCGATGACCCGCGTCATCGCGTCGTTGGCCGACCTGGGAATGGTCAAGCGCGATCCGCACCCGACCGACGGACGCCAGGTGATCGTCACGCTGTCGGATCTGGGCAACGAGGTCATCACCGACGAGGCCAATGCCCGCGAGGAGTGGCTCCGCGGGGAACTCGGCAAGCTCGACGGCGACGATCTCACCACGCTGCGCAAGGCCGTGGAGATCATGTCGACGCTCGTCTCCAGCAGCGACTGA
- a CDS encoding NCS2 family permease codes for MSGRIDRYFKITERESTIGREMRGGLVTFFTMAYIVVLNPIIIGGVAGSNRNADVLGNILPIAAVAAVTALVAGVMSILFGVVANYPFAIATGLGINSLLAVTIVPDVTWPEAMGLVVIDGIIIVLLAVTGLRTRVFTAIPPELKAAIAAGIGCFIAFIGLVDSGFVTRVPDAADTTVPVGLGVGNSVTTLPALIFVIGVLLMGILVVRKVRGGLLIGIVVTTAIAMIVQSFADLGPSTTDRSGWSLNIPQWPGSVGGLPDLSLVGDVSIFGAFVRIGVLSASVLVFALVLSNFFDAMGTMTGLGKEAGLTDPDDNLPNVGRALVVEGAGAIVGGAASSSSNTVFVESASGIAEGARTGLANVVTGLLFLVAMFFTPLYSVVPLEAAAPALVVVGAMMIAQIRSIDLTRFEVALPCFLTIVVMPFTYSIANGIGVGFITWVVLATARGRIRSVHPLLWVVAVLFVLYFAKGPIESLLDG; via the coding sequence GTGTCGGGACGCATCGACCGATATTTCAAGATCACCGAACGGGAGTCGACGATCGGCCGCGAGATGCGTGGCGGACTCGTCACGTTCTTCACGATGGCCTACATCGTGGTGCTCAACCCGATCATCATCGGCGGTGTCGCGGGCAGCAACCGCAACGCCGACGTGCTGGGCAACATCCTCCCGATCGCCGCCGTCGCCGCGGTGACGGCGCTGGTGGCCGGCGTGATGTCGATCCTGTTCGGCGTGGTGGCCAACTACCCCTTCGCGATCGCGACCGGCCTGGGCATCAACAGCCTGCTGGCGGTGACCATCGTCCCCGACGTCACCTGGCCCGAGGCCATGGGACTGGTCGTCATCGACGGCATCATCATCGTGCTGCTCGCCGTCACCGGCCTGCGCACACGCGTCTTCACGGCCATACCGCCGGAACTCAAGGCGGCGATCGCCGCAGGCATCGGCTGCTTCATCGCGTTCATCGGGCTGGTCGACTCCGGTTTCGTCACGCGTGTCCCGGACGCCGCCGACACCACCGTCCCGGTGGGCCTCGGCGTCGGCAACTCGGTCACCACCCTGCCCGCCCTGATCTTCGTGATCGGTGTGCTGCTGATGGGAATCCTGGTCGTGCGCAAGGTCCGTGGCGGACTGCTGATCGGCATTGTGGTCACCACCGCCATCGCGATGATCGTGCAGTCCTTCGCCGATCTCGGGCCGTCGACGACCGACCGTTCCGGCTGGAGCCTGAACATCCCGCAGTGGCCGGGCAGCGTCGGCGGTCTGCCGGACCTCAGCCTGGTCGGCGACGTCAGCATCTTCGGGGCGTTCGTCCGCATCGGGGTCCTGTCGGCGTCGGTGCTCGTGTTCGCGCTGGTGCTGTCGAACTTCTTCGACGCCATGGGCACCATGACCGGCCTCGGCAAGGAGGCCGGTCTCACCGACCCCGACGACAACCTGCCGAACGTCGGCCGCGCACTGGTGGTCGAGGGAGCGGGCGCGATCGTCGGCGGTGCGGCGTCCTCGTCGTCGAACACCGTCTTCGTCGAGTCGGCCTCCGGTATCGCCGAGGGTGCTCGGACCGGACTGGCCAACGTCGTCACCGGCCTGCTGTTCCTGGTCGCGATGTTCTTCACGCCGCTGTACTCGGTCGTCCCCCTCGAGGCGGCCGCGCCGGCGCTGGTCGTGGTGGGCGCCATGATGATCGCGCAGATCCGGTCGATCGACCTCACGCGTTTCGAGGTGGCGCTGCCGTGCTTCCTCACCATCGTGGTGATGCCGTTCACCTACTCGATCGCCAACGGGATCGGCGTGGGGTTCATCACCTGGGTGGTCCTGGCGACCGCGCGGGGCCGGATCCGGTCGGTCCACCCGCTGTTGTGGGTGGTGGCCGTCCTGTTCGTCCTGTATTTCGCAAAGGGCCCGATCGAGTCGCTACTGGACGGTTGA